One window of Oreochromis niloticus isolate F11D_XX linkage group LG23, O_niloticus_UMD_NMBU, whole genome shotgun sequence genomic DNA carries:
- the erich3 gene encoding glutamate-rich protein 3 isoform X4 encodes MSHLNSGLLSTYNSLTDKHLAGYFSNTRIRRHLQRAGLITRSGRIVPDKEYRHKLIQRAHQRHVRECLAQAIFHKVLEMERLHQIEIKRKLEEFARRERMHKIKVERSKRYEEGIVHILSPHPPAGARGIRKQHSGPEGEHSESSESDAPLLRSSVHQSRVCVNVVYFGKTVRLSSDLTDMRDDVKVFQQHCGGENLCVYKGKLHEGETFQFISRRHRGFPFSLTFFLNGLQVERLSSCCEFKHRKGSRLGGKHGHFGFTAVEGASPCYKCIIAMGLDKKPTPPPKRMKEDTRREESVNSPNDEGEMETERTGEDAGSHLEGETSEPQNMETPVKEERALDEEKGRDDYEEDFEADDEGAAEEAKEEKSPSPTSERDKQVKDKDASETENDDRDDMRSHSGSSSSGSEHEESDAEATRDINEDEMAEQQKEDSQEETIAQPEEKDEPDPEEDVATEAECSAAKDSHMDSAGDSTEIEISDTSVPSGSETRQSDDKEAEKTLEEGKQEEEQERAKSVQDKLAEAILKESQCSSEPELSDTSTEEEEESTHKGPQQDNKDAAPVKLVTPTEQQQTIAEEAQTQEDLPETKEQSGDDEQEPQENRDITEDEKVEEDDKAAEEEDKSEETGEALHPSKEENVTQDDKTTEPLEETPAETTDTEAAEKEERKEKTAEETDVQRDETGQVAKSSEEDESSVSEPDKKTDETAAADNAEAVTARETIEIKAESSKEQEALSYEEAPVSDAEKGEQADSEDRAAGSETEVTAENSSSSPSGSGETTVEKIADTDEENAIEESSKDDIKEERILEDESHEQCELREERIGASEETGEKEDEEKTEEGGKEEEEKQTHVTSDKGEEDENTEKRDDDEKVKNDEDGNEESKEDEGTENTAESADNGIETKEDEEEAVKTLSEEDKVADDEKVEEPEKTENDENSECVENKLEESEVMEGDKSEDDNENETKPAVQENDDEAEISENQNENKAEKSEDKESKNDEEDNKEKDISETPVEGEEISETTEEAEKSADVGVNEAADGTKSADETPEAESVEQDAGKTSNTSEKEEINAENGEISTEAESNNHKDDGESQLKDKNDLKNKEEGDEESKPDGPADDESADIKEVAVESEDGAETHDADEVDQAPGADAVERDAKEEGDSVEKNDESTPSNSQPETEMEEEPKLGDRKDSEEAEQDQNGNKSDCDHENKEPDLIKKESSTEENMDEVAAVSSGNQEQSPVAVDLDVMASKLDEKSKDTKSDICPQTDENAVGGDLSAADGENGVDTEDASKASEEGASVLLKPHAQNNEADNTEETVATGRESPEALAKEDSTDLVSNWVNKHQSSKFFETFVEPLEDMREEISDAPVSSSNKEETKSTELPRSDSPLKMERVSEDEVKAYRDVEDELQVEEKAEVKDLILKPETEQSEEESAALQEMRSEEHKGSMGSLQGQESAEKGINEENAFSKTEVESTSGSHHSATEKPASVSKSQPDEKTSDNDFDVKEPQTEEGDQSTSPLGTKDVKETWRTEDEQSREVTETTDFTTSKSDDGSPEDSRNEEIEGKASDRSVSRDRKDLQLIEDIKHTLSKDRLSAFSVDDTLFAHSSYPLLAAASAESGSGHSDNEVK; translated from the exons ACTTCTTTCGACCTACAACAGCCTCACAGACAAACATCTTGCTGGATACTTTAGCAACACTCGAATCAGGAGACACCTGCAGAGAGCAGGACTG aTCACCAGGAGTGGGCGCATTGTCCCGGACAAGGAGTACAGACACAAGCTGATCCAGAGAGCGCACCAGAGACACGTTCGAGAATGTCTGGCACAGGCTATTTTCCACAAGGTGCTAGAGATGGAG CGTCTCCACCAAATCGAGATCAAAAGAAAACTAGAGGAGTTTGCAAGGAGGGAACGAATGCATAAGATCAAG GTGGAGCGCTCTAAAAGGTATGAGGAAGGCATTGTCCACATCCTGTCTCCACACCCTCCCGCGGGTGCCAGGGGCATCCGGAAACAGCACTCTGGGCCCGAGGGGGAGCACTCTGAGTCCTCTGAGTCG GACGCCCCACTGCTGAGGAGCTCTGTTCACCAAAGCAGAGTGTGTGTCAACGTGGTGTACTTTGGCAAAACGGTGCGTCTTTCCAGTGACCTGACCGACATGAGGGACGACGTCAAAGTGTTTCAGCAGCACTGTGGAGGAGAGAACCTGTGTGTGTACAAGGGAAAGCTTCATGAAGGGG AAACTTTCCAGTTTATTTCACGTCGACACAGAGGCTTCCCGTTCAGCTTGACCTTCTTCCTGAATGGGCTGCAGGTGGAGCGGCTGAGCTCCTGCTGCGAGTTCAAACACAGGAAAGGCTCACGACTCGGCGGCAAACACGGGCACTTTGGCTTCACCGCCGTCGAGGGGGCCTCTCCGTGTTACAA ATGCATCATAGCAATGGGACTGGACAAAAAGCCCACTCCTCCACCAAAGAGGATGAAGGAGGATACAAGAAGAGAGGAATCAGTCAACAGCCCAAACGATGAAGGTGAGATGGAGACGGAGAGGACTGGGGAGGACGCTGGCTCCCACTTGGAGGGTGAAACCAGTGAACCGCAGAACATGGAGACTCCAGTCAAAGAAGAAAGAGCGCTCGATGAGGAAAAAGGCAGAGATG ATTATGAAGAAGACTTTGAAGCAGACGATGAGGGAGCTGCAGAGGAGGCAAAAGAAGAGAAATCCCCATCTCCAACCAGTGAAAGGGATAAGCAGGTTAAAGACAAGGATGCCTCTGAGACTGAAAATGATGACAGGGATG ACATGAGATCTCATTCAGGCTCCAGCTCCTCGGGTAGCGAGCACGAGGAGAGTGATGCTGAAGCCACAAGAGACATCAACGAGGACGAGATGGCAGAGCAACAGAAAGAGGACAGTCAAGAGGAAACCATCGCTCAGCCAGAGGAAAAAGATGAACCAGATCCAGAAGAAGATGTTGCCACGGAAGCTGAGTGTTCTGCGGCCAAAGACTCGCACATGGACAGTGCTGGGGACAGCACGGAGATAGAAATATCTGACACCAGCGTCCCCTCAGGAAGTGAGACTAGACAGAGTGATGACAAAGAAGCCGAGAAGACGCTAGAGGAGGGCAAACAGGAAGAGGAACAGGAGAGAG ccAAATCTGTGCAAGACAAACTGGCAGAAGCCATACTGAAGGAGTCCCAGTGCAGCTCTGAGCCTGAGCTGAGTGACACCagcactgaggaggaggaggagtccaCACATAAAGGCCCTCAACAGGACAACAAAG ATGCAGCTCCAGTCAAGCTTGTCACACCTACAGAACAACAGCAGACCATTGCAGAAGAAGCACAGACACAGGAAGATTTACCCGAAACCAAAGAACAGAGTGGAGATGATGAGCAGGAGCCTCAGGAGAACAGGGACATTACTGAAGATGAGAAGGTTGAGGAAGATGACAAGGCTGCAGAAGAGGAGGATAAATCAGAGGAAACAGGTGAAGCTTTGCATCCTTcgaaagaagaaaatgtgacacAAGATGACAAGACAACTGAGCCTCTTGAAGAAACCCCAGCTGAAACTACTGATACTGAGGCTGcagagaaagaggaaagaaaggagaaaaccGCTGAGGAGACTGACGTTCAGCGTGACGAGACCGGGCAAGTGGCAAAAAGCAGCGAGGAGGATGAGTCATCAGTATCAGAGCCGGATAAAAAGACTGATGAGACAGCAGCGGCTGATAATGCAGAGGCCGTGACAGCCAGAGAAACAATAGAGATAAAAGCAGAGTCCTCAAAGGAGCAAGAGGCCCTCAGCTATGAAGAGGCACCTGTAAGTGACGCAGAAAAGGGGGAGCAGGCAGACAGCGAGGACAGAGCTGCAGGGTCAGAAACTGAAGTCACTGCAGAGAACTCAAGCAGCTCGCCAAGTGGGAGTGGAGAAACCACAGTTGAAAAAATAGCAGATACAGATGAGGAAAATGCAATAGAAGAAAGCAGTAAAGATGACATTAAAGAAGAACGAATATTAGAGGATGAGAGTCACGAACAGTGCGAGCTGCGAGAGGAGAGGATTGGAGCATCTGAGGAAACAGGTGAAAAGGAAGACGAAGAGAAAACTGAGGAGGgtggaaaagaagaggaggagaaacaaacTCATGTAACCTCTGAtaaaggagaagaagatgaaaaTACTGAGAAAAGAGACGATGatgaaaaggttaaaaatgatgAAGACGGTAATGAGGAAAGTAAGGAAGATGAAGGgacagaaaacacagcagaaagtgcTGATAATGGCATTGAAACAAaggaagacgaagaagaagctgtgaaaaCTTTGAGCGAGGAAGATAAAGTTGCAGATGACGAGAAAGTTGAAGAgccagaaaagacagaaaatgatgAGAATAGTGAGTGTGTTGAGAACAAACTGGAAGAATCTGAAGTAATGGAAGGTGATAAAAGTGAGGATGACAATGAAAATGAGACTAAACCGGCTGTTCAAGAAAATGATGACGAGGCAGAAATATCAGAAAATCAGAATGAAAACAAAGCTGAGAAAAGTGAAGATAAAGAGAGCAAAAATGATGAAGAGGATAACAAGGAAAAAGACATAAGTGAAACGCCTGTAGAAGGAGAAGAAATATCTGAGACCACAGAAGAAGCTGAGAAAAGTGCAGATGTTGGTGTAAATGAAGCAGCAGATGGGACTAAATCAGCTGATGAGACGCCAGAGGCTGAGAGTGTTGAGCAAGATGCTGGAAAAACCAGTAACACGAGTGAAAAAGAGGAAATTAATGCTGAAAACGGGGAGATCTCTACTGAAGCCGAGAGCAATAATCACAAAGACGACGGAGAGTCTcaattaaaagacaaaaatgacttgaaaaacaaagaagagggCGATGAAGAAAGCAAACCAGACGGGCCTGCTGACGATGAGAGCGCAGACATTAAAGAAGTCGCAGTGGAGTCTGAAGACGGTGCTGAAACACATGATGCTGACGAGGTTGATCAGGCTCCCGGGGCTGATGCGGTAGAACGTGATGCTAAGGAAGAGGGTGACAGCGTGGAAAAAAATGATGAATCAACTCCAAGCAACTCACAGCCTGAGACAGAAATGGAAGAGGAGCCTAAATTAGGTGACAGAAAAGACAGTGAGGAAGCAGAACAAGATCAAAATGGCAACAAATCTGATTGTGATCATGAAAACAAAGAGCCAGATTTGATAAAAAAGGAAAGCAGCACTGAGGAAAACATGGATGAGGTCGCAGCTGTTTCTTCCGGGAATCAGGAACAATCACCAGTTGCTGTTGACTTAGATGTTATGGCTTCCAAATTAGATGAAAAAAGCAAAGATACAAAGTCTGACATATGCCCACAGACTGATGAAAATGCAGTTGGTGGTGATCTCTCTGCTGCCGACGGAGAAAATGGAGTAGACACAGAAGATGCGAGCAAGGCCTCGGAGGAAGGAGCAAGTGTGCTGCTCAAACCTCACGCTCAAAACAATGAGGCTGATAATACAGAAGAGACTGTTGCAACTGGTAGAGAAAGTCCAGAGGCCTTGGCAAAAGAAGACAGCACAGATCTAGTCAGTAACTGGGTCAACAAGCACCAGTCATCAAAGTTTTTCGAGACATTTGTTGAACCTCTGGAGGATATGAGGGAGGAGATATCTGACGCTCCAGTGTCCAGCTCAAATAAAGAAGAGACTAAATCTACTGAGCTGCCAAGATCAGACAGTCCACTCAAGATGGAGAGGGTGTCTGAAGATGAGGTGAAAGCCTACAGGGACGTTGAAGATGAACTGCAAGTGGAGGAGAAGGCCGAGGTGAAAGACTTAATACTAAAACCTGAAACTGAACAAAGTGAGGAGGAGTCTGCAGCTTTGCAGGAGATGAGGTCAGAAGAGCACAAAGGAAGCATGGGATCTCTTCAAGGTCAAGAAAGTGCAGAGAAAGGAATTAATGAGGAAAACGCTTTTTCCAAAACTGAAGTGGAAAGCACTTCAGGTAGTCATCATTCAGCCACTGAAAAACCTGCGAGTGTTTCTAAGAGCCAACCTGATGAGAAAACTAGCGATAACGACTTCGATGTAAAAGAGCCGCAAACTGAAGAAGGTGATCAGTCCACAAGCCCACTTGGAACCAAAGATGTCAAAGAAACATGGAGAACAGAAGACGAGCAAAGTCGAGAAGTTACAGAAACAACTGATTTTACGACATCGAAGTCTGACGATGGAAGTCCGGAGGACTCGCGTAACGAGGAAATCGAAGGCAAAGCGTCAGACAGGAGCGTcagcagagacagaaaagaCCTGCAGCTGATCGAAGACATCAAACACACGCTCAGTAAAGACCGGCTGAGCGCCTTTTCAGTGGATGACACGTTGTTTGCTCACAGTTCATATCCTTTACTGGCTGCTGCGAGTGCTGAGAGCGGCTCCGGTCATAGTGACAATGAGGTAAAGTGA
- the erich3 gene encoding glutamate-rich protein 3 isoform X1, which yields MSHLNSGLLSTYNSLTDKHLAGYFSNTRIRRHLQRAGLITRSGRIVPDKEYRHKLIQRAHQRHVRECLAQAIFHKVLEMERLHQIEIKRKLEEFARRERMHKIKVERSKRYEEGIVHILSPHPPAGARGIRKQHSGPEGEHSESSESPSSSRPNTAPGKMQRPVRLKPIHSNSTTASLRHSSPYRLLESSHDNHLPFNCTMEKEPRRRLTAVEASHGISPYCLPVINNFVTPVPPAMKRKERGLKGTASSTVRGRRLCPTTASSGADDAPLLRSSVHQSRVCVNVVYFGKTVRLSSDLTDMRDDVKVFQQHCGGENLCVYKGKLHEGETFQFISRRHRGFPFSLTFFLNGLQVERLSSCCEFKHRKGSRLGGKHGHFGFTAVEGASPCYKCIIAMGLDKKPTPPPKRMKEDTRREESVNSPNDEGEMETERTGEDAGSHLEGETSEPQNMETPVKEERALDEEKGRDDYEEDFEADDEGAAEEAKEEKSPSPTSERDKQVKDKDASETENDDRDDMRSHSGSSSSGSEHEESDAEATRDINEDEMAEQQKEDSQEETIAQPEEKDEPDPEEDVATEAECSAAKDSHMDSAGDSTEIEISDTSVPSGSETRQSDDKEAEKTLEEGKQEEEQERAKSVQDKLAEAILKESQCSSEPELSDTSTEEEEESTHKGPQQDNKDAAPVKLVTPTEQQQTIAEEAQTQEDLPETKEQSGDDEQEPQENRDITEDEKVEEDDKAAEEEDKSEETGEALHPSKEENVTQDDKTTEPLEETPAETTDTEAAEKEERKEKTAEETDVQRDETGQVAKSSEEDESSVSEPDKKTDETAAADNAEAVTARETIEIKAESSKEQEALSYEEAPVSDAEKGEQADSEDRAAGSETEVTAENSSSSPSGSGETTVEKIADTDEENAIEESSKDDIKEERILEDESHEQCELREERIGASEETGEKEDEEKTEEGGKEEEEKQTHVTSDKGEEDENTEKRDDDEKVKNDEDGNEESKEDEGTENTAESADNGIETKEDEEEAVKTLSEEDKVADDEKVEEPEKTENDENSECVENKLEESEVMEGDKSEDDNENETKPAVQENDDEAEISENQNENKAEKSEDKESKNDEEDNKEKDISETPVEGEEISETTEEAEKSADVGVNEAADGTKSADETPEAESVEQDAGKTSNTSEKEEINAENGEISTEAESNNHKDDGESQLKDKNDLKNKEEGDEESKPDGPADDESADIKEVAVESEDGAETHDADEVDQAPGADAVERDAKEEGDSVEKNDESTPSNSQPETEMEEEPKLGDRKDSEEAEQDQNGNKSDCDHENKEPDLIKKESSTEENMDEVAAVSSGNQEQSPVAVDLDVMASKLDEKSKDTKSDICPQTDENAVGGDLSAADGENGVDTEDASKASEEGASVLLKPHAQNNEADNTEETVATGRESPEALAKEDSTDLVSNWVNKHQSSKFFETFVEPLEDMREEISDAPVSSSNKEETKSTELPRSDSPLKMERVSEDEVKAYRDVEDELQVEEKAEVKDLILKPETEQSEEESAALQEMRSEEHKGSMGSLQGQESAEKGINEENAFSKTEVESTSGSHHSATEKPASVSKSQPDEKTSDNDFDVKEPQTEEGDQSTSPLGTKDVKETWRTEDEQSREVTETTDFTTSKSDDGSPEDSRNEEIEGKASDRSVSRDRKDLQLIEDIKHTLSKDRLSAFSVDDTLFAHSSYPLLAAASAESGSGHSDNEVK from the exons ACTTCTTTCGACCTACAACAGCCTCACAGACAAACATCTTGCTGGATACTTTAGCAACACTCGAATCAGGAGACACCTGCAGAGAGCAGGACTG aTCACCAGGAGTGGGCGCATTGTCCCGGACAAGGAGTACAGACACAAGCTGATCCAGAGAGCGCACCAGAGACACGTTCGAGAATGTCTGGCACAGGCTATTTTCCACAAGGTGCTAGAGATGGAG CGTCTCCACCAAATCGAGATCAAAAGAAAACTAGAGGAGTTTGCAAGGAGGGAACGAATGCATAAGATCAAG GTGGAGCGCTCTAAAAGGTATGAGGAAGGCATTGTCCACATCCTGTCTCCACACCCTCCCGCGGGTGCCAGGGGCATCCGGAAACAGCACTCTGGGCCCGAGGGGGAGCACTCTGAGTCCTCTGAGTCG CCGAGCTCATCTCGACCCAACACGGCCCCAGGGAAGATGCAGAGGCCCGTGCGCTTGAAACCAATCCACAGTAACAGCACCACGGCTTCGCTCAGACACAGCTCCCCTTACAGACTGCTCGAATCCTCTCATGACAACCACCTGCCATTCAACTGCACT ATGGAAAAAGAGCCTCGGAGACGTTTGACTGCAGTGGAGGCCTCCCATGGCATCTCGCCCTATTGCCTCCCAGTTATCAACAACTTTGTCACTCCGGTGCCTCCAGCTATgaagaggaaagagagagggTTAAAGGGCACTGCCAGCAGTACTGTCAGAGGCCGCAGACTGTGCCCGACCACCGCCTCCAGTGGAGCTGAC GACGCCCCACTGCTGAGGAGCTCTGTTCACCAAAGCAGAGTGTGTGTCAACGTGGTGTACTTTGGCAAAACGGTGCGTCTTTCCAGTGACCTGACCGACATGAGGGACGACGTCAAAGTGTTTCAGCAGCACTGTGGAGGAGAGAACCTGTGTGTGTACAAGGGAAAGCTTCATGAAGGGG AAACTTTCCAGTTTATTTCACGTCGACACAGAGGCTTCCCGTTCAGCTTGACCTTCTTCCTGAATGGGCTGCAGGTGGAGCGGCTGAGCTCCTGCTGCGAGTTCAAACACAGGAAAGGCTCACGACTCGGCGGCAAACACGGGCACTTTGGCTTCACCGCCGTCGAGGGGGCCTCTCCGTGTTACAA ATGCATCATAGCAATGGGACTGGACAAAAAGCCCACTCCTCCACCAAAGAGGATGAAGGAGGATACAAGAAGAGAGGAATCAGTCAACAGCCCAAACGATGAAGGTGAGATGGAGACGGAGAGGACTGGGGAGGACGCTGGCTCCCACTTGGAGGGTGAAACCAGTGAACCGCAGAACATGGAGACTCCAGTCAAAGAAGAAAGAGCGCTCGATGAGGAAAAAGGCAGAGATG ATTATGAAGAAGACTTTGAAGCAGACGATGAGGGAGCTGCAGAGGAGGCAAAAGAAGAGAAATCCCCATCTCCAACCAGTGAAAGGGATAAGCAGGTTAAAGACAAGGATGCCTCTGAGACTGAAAATGATGACAGGGATG ACATGAGATCTCATTCAGGCTCCAGCTCCTCGGGTAGCGAGCACGAGGAGAGTGATGCTGAAGCCACAAGAGACATCAACGAGGACGAGATGGCAGAGCAACAGAAAGAGGACAGTCAAGAGGAAACCATCGCTCAGCCAGAGGAAAAAGATGAACCAGATCCAGAAGAAGATGTTGCCACGGAAGCTGAGTGTTCTGCGGCCAAAGACTCGCACATGGACAGTGCTGGGGACAGCACGGAGATAGAAATATCTGACACCAGCGTCCCCTCAGGAAGTGAGACTAGACAGAGTGATGACAAAGAAGCCGAGAAGACGCTAGAGGAGGGCAAACAGGAAGAGGAACAGGAGAGAG ccAAATCTGTGCAAGACAAACTGGCAGAAGCCATACTGAAGGAGTCCCAGTGCAGCTCTGAGCCTGAGCTGAGTGACACCagcactgaggaggaggaggagtccaCACATAAAGGCCCTCAACAGGACAACAAAG ATGCAGCTCCAGTCAAGCTTGTCACACCTACAGAACAACAGCAGACCATTGCAGAAGAAGCACAGACACAGGAAGATTTACCCGAAACCAAAGAACAGAGTGGAGATGATGAGCAGGAGCCTCAGGAGAACAGGGACATTACTGAAGATGAGAAGGTTGAGGAAGATGACAAGGCTGCAGAAGAGGAGGATAAATCAGAGGAAACAGGTGAAGCTTTGCATCCTTcgaaagaagaaaatgtgacacAAGATGACAAGACAACTGAGCCTCTTGAAGAAACCCCAGCTGAAACTACTGATACTGAGGCTGcagagaaagaggaaagaaaggagaaaaccGCTGAGGAGACTGACGTTCAGCGTGACGAGACCGGGCAAGTGGCAAAAAGCAGCGAGGAGGATGAGTCATCAGTATCAGAGCCGGATAAAAAGACTGATGAGACAGCAGCGGCTGATAATGCAGAGGCCGTGACAGCCAGAGAAACAATAGAGATAAAAGCAGAGTCCTCAAAGGAGCAAGAGGCCCTCAGCTATGAAGAGGCACCTGTAAGTGACGCAGAAAAGGGGGAGCAGGCAGACAGCGAGGACAGAGCTGCAGGGTCAGAAACTGAAGTCACTGCAGAGAACTCAAGCAGCTCGCCAAGTGGGAGTGGAGAAACCACAGTTGAAAAAATAGCAGATACAGATGAGGAAAATGCAATAGAAGAAAGCAGTAAAGATGACATTAAAGAAGAACGAATATTAGAGGATGAGAGTCACGAACAGTGCGAGCTGCGAGAGGAGAGGATTGGAGCATCTGAGGAAACAGGTGAAAAGGAAGACGAAGAGAAAACTGAGGAGGgtggaaaagaagaggaggagaaacaaacTCATGTAACCTCTGAtaaaggagaagaagatgaaaaTACTGAGAAAAGAGACGATGatgaaaaggttaaaaatgatgAAGACGGTAATGAGGAAAGTAAGGAAGATGAAGGgacagaaaacacagcagaaagtgcTGATAATGGCATTGAAACAAaggaagacgaagaagaagctgtgaaaaCTTTGAGCGAGGAAGATAAAGTTGCAGATGACGAGAAAGTTGAAGAgccagaaaagacagaaaatgatgAGAATAGTGAGTGTGTTGAGAACAAACTGGAAGAATCTGAAGTAATGGAAGGTGATAAAAGTGAGGATGACAATGAAAATGAGACTAAACCGGCTGTTCAAGAAAATGATGACGAGGCAGAAATATCAGAAAATCAGAATGAAAACAAAGCTGAGAAAAGTGAAGATAAAGAGAGCAAAAATGATGAAGAGGATAACAAGGAAAAAGACATAAGTGAAACGCCTGTAGAAGGAGAAGAAATATCTGAGACCACAGAAGAAGCTGAGAAAAGTGCAGATGTTGGTGTAAATGAAGCAGCAGATGGGACTAAATCAGCTGATGAGACGCCAGAGGCTGAGAGTGTTGAGCAAGATGCTGGAAAAACCAGTAACACGAGTGAAAAAGAGGAAATTAATGCTGAAAACGGGGAGATCTCTACTGAAGCCGAGAGCAATAATCACAAAGACGACGGAGAGTCTcaattaaaagacaaaaatgacttgaaaaacaaagaagagggCGATGAAGAAAGCAAACCAGACGGGCCTGCTGACGATGAGAGCGCAGACATTAAAGAAGTCGCAGTGGAGTCTGAAGACGGTGCTGAAACACATGATGCTGACGAGGTTGATCAGGCTCCCGGGGCTGATGCGGTAGAACGTGATGCTAAGGAAGAGGGTGACAGCGTGGAAAAAAATGATGAATCAACTCCAAGCAACTCACAGCCTGAGACAGAAATGGAAGAGGAGCCTAAATTAGGTGACAGAAAAGACAGTGAGGAAGCAGAACAAGATCAAAATGGCAACAAATCTGATTGTGATCATGAAAACAAAGAGCCAGATTTGATAAAAAAGGAAAGCAGCACTGAGGAAAACATGGATGAGGTCGCAGCTGTTTCTTCCGGGAATCAGGAACAATCACCAGTTGCTGTTGACTTAGATGTTATGGCTTCCAAATTAGATGAAAAAAGCAAAGATACAAAGTCTGACATATGCCCACAGACTGATGAAAATGCAGTTGGTGGTGATCTCTCTGCTGCCGACGGAGAAAATGGAGTAGACACAGAAGATGCGAGCAAGGCCTCGGAGGAAGGAGCAAGTGTGCTGCTCAAACCTCACGCTCAAAACAATGAGGCTGATAATACAGAAGAGACTGTTGCAACTGGTAGAGAAAGTCCAGAGGCCTTGGCAAAAGAAGACAGCACAGATCTAGTCAGTAACTGGGTCAACAAGCACCAGTCATCAAAGTTTTTCGAGACATTTGTTGAACCTCTGGAGGATATGAGGGAGGAGATATCTGACGCTCCAGTGTCCAGCTCAAATAAAGAAGAGACTAAATCTACTGAGCTGCCAAGATCAGACAGTCCACTCAAGATGGAGAGGGTGTCTGAAGATGAGGTGAAAGCCTACAGGGACGTTGAAGATGAACTGCAAGTGGAGGAGAAGGCCGAGGTGAAAGACTTAATACTAAAACCTGAAACTGAACAAAGTGAGGAGGAGTCTGCAGCTTTGCAGGAGATGAGGTCAGAAGAGCACAAAGGAAGCATGGGATCTCTTCAAGGTCAAGAAAGTGCAGAGAAAGGAATTAATGAGGAAAACGCTTTTTCCAAAACTGAAGTGGAAAGCACTTCAGGTAGTCATCATTCAGCCACTGAAAAACCTGCGAGTGTTTCTAAGAGCCAACCTGATGAGAAAACTAGCGATAACGACTTCGATGTAAAAGAGCCGCAAACTGAAGAAGGTGATCAGTCCACAAGCCCACTTGGAACCAAAGATGTCAAAGAAACATGGAGAACAGAAGACGAGCAAAGTCGAGAAGTTACAGAAACAACTGATTTTACGACATCGAAGTCTGACGATGGAAGTCCGGAGGACTCGCGTAACGAGGAAATCGAAGGCAAAGCGTCAGACAGGAGCGTcagcagagacagaaaagaCCTGCAGCTGATCGAAGACATCAAACACACGCTCAGTAAAGACCGGCTGAGCGCCTTTTCAGTGGATGACACGTTGTTTGCTCACAGTTCATATCCTTTACTGGCTGCTGCGAGTGCTGAGAGCGGCTCCGGTCATAGTGACAATGAGGTAAAGTGA